cttcaagatcttgcatagtaATTGGATTGGCCATACAAACAAAATACGAACGATAATCTCACTGACACACTATCAATGAATCATCAAACACACGAATCACCGAACACACCGTAACTGCAGACTTCTTAATTATCTAGCCATAaaagtttttcatttttttatttttttttttttttttttttttttttatttttttattttttttatttttttattttttaaataaaataaaataaaaggttAAAAGAAGGAACTGTGGTTTCCTTTGTTACCAATTATGTATCCCGTGAAGCATGGGATTGTGGAGGGTGATGCCGTCGCAGAGGACgccgtcggcaaggaaggcggtggCTGGTGTCGGGGACTAGACCGTGAAGAGCTTTTGGTGGAGGCGTCGGAGGGATTTCGGGGCTGTGGTGGCGAGCTGCGAATGGACTCAACGAAAGCGGAGGCTTCGGAGGGATTTCGACCGGGAAGAAAGGGGGCTGCGGTGGCTGGGAAGAGGGGGTTGTGGATGGACTCGACGAAGGGCAGCTCGTGGAAGGATCGGACGGTGGCGATGGTCCGGTCGAGGACCAAAAGCGGGATGCCGTGGTTGGTGATTTGGAAGAAACCCCAATCGTGGGAGGCAGCGTGGATGAGATCGACGGGTCGATGGTGGGATGATGGGCTCGGCAGATACGGCCGGGAGGAAGGGAGCTGCGATGGCTGCGGTGGCTGCGGCGGTAGTGGTTTGCTATGAAGAAGAAGCGGTGGTGATTTGCTgtgaagaaggaggaagaaggaGCGGTGGCGGCGATGGTGAAAACGAGGGTAGAGACGGTATCAGCAGTGGAGGGAAGAGAAGGGTTTTAAGAAGGGAAAGGAAAAAAATGGATCAGAACCTgagagctctgataccatgataaaaaaggaggagatatttgtttttattttttttcacactATCAAGAATACGTACAAGGACCTATAAATACAgatatgtagacccaaatatagatagagaataacaagaatatgccagagaataatcaagaatatgctaAGGAATAAATCTCTGTAcctttaattgatattttttcaaTTAAGTTAATcctttcaataattagaaaagacTATCCAGtacaattattaaaaaaaaagaaagaaaaaaaaaaaaaaaggcccagAGAATGGGCCCAAATTCCTACAATATGTCACTAATGTACAAGTTACGAAGAAAAACCCAACTGGCATCCAAAACTCTAAAATTCCACATAAAAAACAAGCAACAAATGTAGGGATATTTTTACACCGGTGAGTGCAGAAAAAGAGTAATCTCCACGTTCAAATAaagaacaagaacaaaacaaCAACACAGACGACCAAAAGATCAGAAAGTTCACCAAAGCATTGTCACTTCTTGAGTAGTTTCTTGGAACAATTCAAATGGTGCTCTCATTGTCTCTCCTTTTGACGGCCATTAAGTAGTCATGGATTAAGGATCCTGTGTCCACACTTGCATTTCCAGCTCAAAGGCTTGTAGTTGGAGCTGTCGTCACCTCTCGAAGTGATTGCTCTGGAGGAATACCCAATGCCATTCTTGTCCTGTGGTACTGCAGGCACTTGAACTGGTTCACAATGGCCACACGAGAGACACCTCCTCTCACAGCTTGGTGGCCTCGATCCAATCAGGGCTCCCACCATCGCCATCTCCTGTCCTTTTTCCTCCTAATTCCCAGTCCAATGTCAAACTTACGAGCCAAAGCTGAAAATCTCATCAAAAACAAAGCCAAGAAATGCTGTATTGAATAAAAATCTCACCTCAATGACCTCCATAAGATGAAACAATGGCCTACCTGCAGGTGCCAAAGCTTCAGACTTCATGGTAAAGGAAGTTTTGAAACAAAACACATTCGGTGAGAAATTAAGCTACCTTGAGCTAAGTATCTGGCCGGAGTGAAGATCAGTAGGAGTAATATTGACAAAAAAAGATGTTCTTCTCTCGGCGTTCTAGCGATGCATGGATGAATTCCCATTAGAGACGAGTGGATGAGTGAAAAAAACGTAGAGGAAAGAGAGTTATATGAAAAGAGTGAAAGCTGAGTCTTCAATAAGTGCGGTgttggggggagagagagagagagagccagcAAGATTAGAAAGATGATTGCTCTTGGCGTACTAGTGCAAATAGATATCTGGAAAAGGAATGCTGTGGAGCCAGTGTTGAATGCATTTATAAGTACCATAGAAAGCCCTGCCATTTACTTGGCAATCAGTTCAGTCGCGCACACACGCAGACAGAGAGAGCACAACAGTTGGCATAGGGGTTACAAGAAACCAAGTGACCTAAAATTTCAGAAGCACAGAAGCACATCAGCAGCATAGATTGATGAGCCTCTCCAAGCACTAAAGTATTAGAGAAAATAAGCAGCAGGAGCTCAGATATGAATCTATGACATGCTATGTTAGCAGAAGAAAGTTGTGGATAGAGGGAGACCACCGTAAGTCAGAGAGACAGAAAGAGTGAGTGATAATAGACACTGAGATAACAGCTGTGGGGATTCCTTCCACAAACAGACATTGAGATAACAGCTAGCTGCCTGATAACCCTTTCTGTACTGCTAATATCCTGTCAATCTTATATATTTTCTCGAGTACGTAGGAGGTGTTTGCTCGGGGTGGTCACACTTTGAGCAGTCCCATTCCAAGCTTTTCTCGAGCAGTCCCTTTCAACACGCCAACATCTTctcttcttcagaagaaagaaGGGATAGAGGAGACCTCCGTGCTTACACTATGGCTCCTGGGTACTGACCTTGAACTTGTTGCCTGGTGGGGTCACCATCAGAGTTCTGGGTCTTCTGTACCTAACAGAGGAGTGATGTAACATTGAGAAGTTGATGAGTTGATGGAAATCCAAAGATAATTACGTTCTAGAAATTTGTAGTACTTAGTAGTTAGTATCCATCCCATCGTTAGAAACTCCATATCATGTAAACATAGCCATCATACTTTCCTCAATAAATGATGGATATCACCAAAAATAAACTTAGATTATGGTTGccatctctcctccctctctctctctctctctctctctctctgtgtcatGTTTGTATGGTTCTGGGCTTCTGGCTGGTTGTTATCTTGGGGGCTCTTGGAAAGGAAACTGCCACTAGGGAAGGAAAGGTGGCAGCGCTCCTTGAGACACTGGAACACGCAATGTCTTAAGAAATAAGGAGTGGGAAAAAGGAGCAGGACTCTGTGAGCTCCAAGTCTCGGACCGTTAGATGTTTGAGGATTGAATACTGGTGCCTGTATACTGTGATTACAATCTTGGAGCTTATATGAGACTCCTAGTAATTAACAGCCTGCATTTATCCGAAGAAGAAATATTGCTGACGAGAGCTTTGCTGCTGCTTCTGAACTTCTTaatcattttaaaaaaataaaaaaaaaaagaatcttgattaaattaaatttcaaaaaaatttaataacatATCATGGGATACTCTATTTTTCTATTACAAAAAAGAGGATTTGGCCCAAGATTTTACTCATGAATCTCGCAGATTCTGACAACATCTACATCTATGTTCTCATCAATGGAAAACCAGGTAAATGGTTTAAGATCAGGAAAGGTCTCAAGCAAAGTAAACCTTTATCCCCTTTTTTGTTcattttggttgccgatattctCAACAGGATGATGATTCAGACATACAATGAGAATTTGCTGAAATCGATTGGGCCGAAAGTGTCAACAAGTTTTGCTAACTAACATTATCCAATATACAGATGATACTTTAATATTCTATCAGGTAGCTAAATCTCAACTTCACATTATTAAGTTCCTATTATACATATTTGAACTATTTTCGAGATTGAAAATCAATTTTCTCAAATCCCAATTATTGGGTATAGGGCTAAATTCACAGGAATGCCAAGGATGCACCACAATATTGGGCTACAAGAGATCAAGATTTCCTATCCATTATCTTGATATCCCACTTTGCTTCAAGTCTCTACATGCTAATCACTGGAACTTTCTTCGGGATAAGATCGATCGAAAATTATGTAGTTGGTTAAAAAAGGTACTCACTGTTGCCGGACGTTTAACCCTCATAAACTCGATTCTTATGGTGATTCCCACCTACTGGTTGTCTATAACTAGATTATCAATCGTCattatcaagaaaattgattcaaCCTGTCTTAACTTAATGTGGGGTGATAGTGAGAAATGCTCTAGTTTCAAGATCTTAGCTAAATGGTCTCAAATTTGTCGCCCTAAAGAGTTAGGAGGACTAGGAATAATCAATCTAAGAGTCTTCAACCAAGCCTTGCTATTGAAATGGTGAGATAAATTATACTTGGATTGCAAAAGCcagtgaaaacttatgataaagcAATCATACTATCCAAGAGATATAAATTTGACATCATCTCAAAACTTGAGAAGGAAAGTTTCAAACTTCTAGAGATCCATTCTAGATGTAGGTAAGTATGTCATTCCTTTCTCTACAGTACAAATTGGTGATGGAGTCTACACATCTTTCTGGCATGACTGCTGGATCACTATCTCCAATCTAAAGATCACATTTCTTGTGTTATATTGGTTGGCGAAAGACAAAAATTGCACCATAGCTACTTTTATGTCAAAGGAGAACTGGTCCTAGAACTTTATAAATTTATCCATCCAGCTACTCAAACCAACCTTCAAAACCTCTCCATGATGCTGAGGATAGTAGATCATTCAAACCATATTGACAGGAGACTTTGGAGATAATTTTCTAACCACAAGTTGTCTATGTCAGCCTGCTACAAGTTTCTAAtccatgatgaaaaaatatccttGTTCGATTTGATCATTTGGAAAGTACCAATTCCAAAAAAATGTAAGTTATTCAATTGGTTATGTTATCACCAGAAGATCTTTACGGCCAACACCTTAGCAAAAAAAGATTTCCACAGTCCTAGCCGATGCCAATTCTGCTACAACaactgcaaaaatttagatcacgcTATGTTGCATTGCAATTACTCGATGGAAGTTTGGAAGAATATCTTACGGAGATACAATGTTACAGATATTCCATCAGATATAGAAACTCTCTAGGGTGAATGGAGACAACAACAGAGGATCTCAAATAAATTTAGAAAGCTGGATATCATTATATCAATCACTCTGTGGTGAGATGATATATATGCTTTTGATCCTTTTTGAAGAGTCTAGAAAAGATATACATCTTGAGTCGGGATCTGCTGGGCTCCTCTACTCTGAAAAAAATTCTGAAAACAATTCTGCTTTTCTATTATCGCTGGACACTCAATGAACTCTGAAACCGAAACCTTTTGAAATACCTCTTCCATCTTTTCAGAAACCAACCCGCTAAACATAACTTCTGATGGGACAGAAAGTTGGGAGTCAGCCCTTTGTATATTTTCTTTGTTCCTCCACCCACTCTCTATGGGACTTCTCCATGCATTCTGTAATCCAATTGACCCATCTAAACATTCACAAGTCATGTACCAACCACAATACCTCCACAGATTGTAATTcccattaatataatactaattgcAAGGGGGAACCCACTCACTTCCTCCTTGTGTTATCTCAAAAAAAACAGTCAACCAGACCATTTCTGCTTGAGAGTTGACAGAATCTTAATATCTTGAGAGAGTCAGGCACAAGCACTCACGTTAAATGTTTCATTGGTTGATGAATCACGGACACGTTTGCTTATCAAATACTTTTTGGAACATTGAACATGCCACGTTATGTCAAAATTTGATAGGATAACAGCCATCAATTAATCATATCCTGATCAATTACCCAAGCCCTTTGCAGATTCGCCAGGTGtacccttttcctctcttctctattcttttttgttttgcttgtttgtttgttttctCGCTTCTTCGTTTTCATGTTTTCTCTGATGCCTGTTTCTGCCCTTCTACCATTTCATGTCTATGTGGTGGTCCTTCCCACAGTTTTCCAAGAGAAAGTTTCTACTGATACAGAATGCTAGTGTTTGATGCATTGGCTGTTACCTACAAAAGGAATTGCTGAGTTGGAAAATAATTCCATTCAACTTGGAGTTGGGAGAGCAATGAGAATAGAGAAGCATGCACACATACTCAGCATCGTTTTGCTCACTCCACATTACTGTAATGAGAAATTGACATAATGAATACACAAGCATAAAAATGGGATGTATATTAAAAAACTTGAGACTTATACATTTCCAACAAAAATACAAGAAGTCTATACAACTTTTATAATTTGCATTAATTGTGCAAGTATTCAAGGCCTTCTAAGAGTGCACCTTTGGGACAGTTCTCTACGTTCCCTTCCTTCCCTTGACCAGGATGCAGACACTTGTACATGGCCTGTTTTGACACCGCACTCAAAAAAGTTTTCACAAATGCTTCTTAAATCtagttgcaaaatcttagatctaaatacatGGATGACCATCTCATATTGGAGAAACTACAACTCAACTGAACTAAGCCTTAATGCTAAACTAGTTGGAGTTGGCTGCATGAATCCTTTCTCTCCCTTCCACTTAATTTAGGAAATTGGAGAAACTGCACCTTTGTAGATTATAAATGGCTGAGACTGTTCATTATAAAAGAAAATTGTCGATCATGTGAAAGATCACATCTGCACCATCTGAATTTATGAAGTATGTATTTACCTGCACCAAATTAATACAATGCTTATGGACCAAGGAGCTCTAACTTGCACATATGTGTGTCAGATATGTGTATTTCAAAAAAGCCATGATTACATATGTTATAATGCCTGAGACCGCAATTTCATGTCCAAATCTAGATTGTAAGGCAAGGGCCATCTGTACCCAGTCTTTTAAGGCTTTTTCATCTTTAAGTATTGTGGTAGTTACAGTGTAGCTATTGCTAAAACATACAAAATCTATTCCTCTAACCTTAGTTCTGATAACAAACAACTATGTGAACTTAAGATGCAAATTGACCCAGAACTTGCTATCAAGAAATTTTGATGCAAGAATAAGGCAATAGTGGCCGAGTAGGTTTTAGTAGAAAAACTGTTAGGCTGGCTGAAATCCACTGctcaaatcaagaaaaagaaaaaaattacttgAAAGAATACGGACTTAGAAATCCCATTCACTAGACAAGGAAAATAATGGAGGGGAGATAATCTGATAGCATCAAGTGAAAGGAAGGTTGAAAAGGAGAAAGTTTGGGTTGAACTGATGGAGGATGAGTATTGTTATTTTGTATTTGGCAGTCGCAAGGGTCCTCCTGGAACCATTCCAGGTTGCTAAAATGGAGGAACCTGTTAGTCTTTATGGGAGGCTTTTTGGTTCTGGGGTCTCTAATCTGTTTCACCATTTCATTATATCAATGAAATGTGTGGTGGTATTTCCACCATTTTGCTTGAAAGAAGTCAAATTTATAGAAGGATTAAGCACTGCCAGAATCCAGTGTTCAAAGTAGTTTAGATTTAGCTCATGATAGCACTTAAGAGGTATTTGATGGTTTAAACTGAAATAAAAGGTCATACTAGGATTGAGGGCATAAATATATCTGATTCAGAACCTGAAGATGGcccataaaagaaagaaaagaacaaCCTTACGAAAAATGGAAGAGATGATGCGGAAACAACTGTATGCCTCATATAAGACTAAGAAATTAGAGCTGAAAGGACACAAATACAAGGTCTTCACAACCAAAATATAAGAATCATCAGCTAAGCTCTTGGTTCTTGATAAAAAATCACCAGAAAACATGATCTTGCAAGGAAGAAATACTCTCAAGCACTCATAATCGAGTGAATCAAGCAACTAAAAGTTGGCATTGAAGGATGGAGCACAAAGAACCCTTAATTCTAATAGAAGAGCACAAAAACCAAGTTAGATGTTAGATCAAAATTGAAGAAAGCCAGAGATGCAATGACAAATTGTTGAATCATGCAGAAAATACTTCAGCAAATTGTGTTCTGTATGCCATAGCTGCAAAAAGGGGATGCAGGAACAGAGCCCTCTAAGCTGTCAACACATTCATCTCAAGCCAATCTCATCTCATAATGGAATCTCAACTTGGAGAACAGGAAAACAAGGTCCAGAACTGGGAAGATCTTGACAAGAGTCTAGACAAAAAACTTGGACACATCTATTGTTGAGCTAAACCTGGGATGCGAAGAGAAATAGCAACTGTCCCACAGAGTTATAGATGTAACTTATCAAGATTTGTTCTGCCTTTGCAACATCTGAGAGTACCCTACAACATCTCCAACACCAAGGAGTTACCACACAGATCGGACACATTCAAGCTCATATACAGAATTTTAGACAGATGAAGTATAAAAGGAAAACAGAACCAAGGCAAGCTGACAAAAGTTTCTCCCCTGACAAGTTCAACGAGCAACTAAACGACTTTGTAGTCTGCGGCAGATGGGAAGGGGCAGATAGACTACTGACAATTTTTTCTCACATACTTATTTAATTTAGGTCATCTCCTTTACTTGAGAATGCATTGAGTCACATATATCTAAAACAAAATGCAGTTTCTAGATGAAAATTGTGGCAAACAGTTGATATTAGTGAAATGGAATCGATCATTGATATGTTTCGCAAACAGGAAGAGAGTAACATACCTGAATAGTACAGTGAGCAAAAATTTTTTGTATACTTTTTTGGAAGCTGATATCTACTCTTTCCCAGGGAATTCTGGTTAAACCTTTGATCATTGCCTCTGCAGTTTAAGGAAACAAGACATGCTTGAGACAACCAGCCAGTGAATGGAAGGAATGAAGAAGCAGCACACAaacttctatcatcaagatcctaTAACATCTTCACTGTTCATGACCCACTCTCATCAACATACAAgtactaatgaaataaaagaaTACAGCAGTGCATTACAATGAACACTTTCAAGCAAGCTAAAACACCTACATATCCTTACCTACacattttttctttccaatcaaatTATAATTCAAAGAACAAATCATCATAAAATGATGAGAAAAGCATTCAACtaaatttaatatttacaatttcaACCTAGGAAGCATAGATACCGGTACGCGGTATGGGTACTTTATGGTATGGGTACGCCGATACGGTAAAAATTGAAAAAACCACGATACGGATATGGctaactttttatattttttattcatatttgaatatatataatatttcaatattaataaaaatatatgaaaaaactgaatcatatatataatatgtaataCCCGATCCATTTGGGCCTTAGACCAGGCCCAAATCTGAGAAGCCCaaatcccacaaaaaaaaaaaaattgaagaagactcccttcttcctcccgaccggctcctaatcggagtccgaAAAACCCCacggaggagtcaaactccttccCCTCTGCCTCTATTTTTAAGGAAGAGATCTCTCCCCTCCCCCTCCCATCAAAAAATCGAGAGCCAACGGCGAGGATCACCGGAATTTTGCCCGCGGAAGCCGTCACTGTGTTCGCCCCTAATTCTCACCGGAGATGTCACCGgagcttgaggtaagcccttctcttccttcctcttttccttcccctccttttcacGGCACTGTGCATCCTCGCCGGTCGTCAGActcgtcggaaaatccatgaaaaatGAGATTCTATATTATCCTATTCGGACGAGccattttctcctctttttcgacCACCGGTGCCGCCGTTTGCGGCGTCTCACCCCTAGAATGGAAccctcatctctctatccctcttcccTGAAGGTCTTGGCCACCGatgaccggccaatgatcgaaaaataaaaagaaaaaaggggcgggtcccctatttttcgaaaaaaaaactcaccggccgaaccttgccgccggccattcCTTGCCCCACCGCCGTCGACCGTGCCGCCGGACATCCGGCCATGCCACCGCCCCTCGCCGAAATTGAGCCACCGAGCCCCATTCGGTCCATCCCCTATTCGGccgagaagagagaagaaaagaagaaagaaagaaaagaaaaagaaaaaaaaagagggaaaaaaaagaagaaaaaaagaagaaaaaaagaaaaaaaagaaaagaaaaaaaaaagaatttctctctcttttctctctcctctctttaccttctctctccaatttctctctctaaattctctctattttctctctctaaacattttatctctttttatcgattttgtctctctaaggtcattctctctctctctgattgcatcacagacccaggataaacttgaaatgaaaatatgatgacctgagattgctccgaaattcgtgcagtagattggatcccgatccgatccttattcgaaattgataacatcgatcatggttaatccatattaccctgatatgatctctgatgatctcaatcatgattgccacttttgaaggatacgaagattctctctccactttctctctctactttctctctcatggctgactttctctctctaaaaaggtctatgaatcctgtaccgagtcatgccttcatcttttaggggcttATGTTGATTCCAAGAAGATGACCTGAGGTTGCTTTAATATCCgtactgtatgtcaacctcatttgatcatatcaagtatctttcaaattcattcttaataaactttattgattgatcttgatctaatctgtgcttcacaattttttgatcaagtcacttaaatctgaccctcagatcagagatcctgaattgccctgaTATCTAGATGGTctgacacatccggtcaacagtcctctttccttatgatttaatcttattatattcatgaaataaaaattgatgatgatttgatattttaaataggattagctaattcttctaacgaagtttgaagatctaagatgaacgaggtaag
This genomic window from Elaeis guineensis isolate ETL-2024a chromosome 13, EG11, whole genome shotgun sequence contains:
- the LOC140853293 gene encoding EPIDERMAL PATTERNING FACTOR-like protein 2, yielding MAGLSMVLINAFNTGSTAFLFQISICTSTPRAIIFLILLALSLSLPPTPHLLKTQLSLFSYNSLSSTFFSLIHSSLMGIHPCIARTPREEHLFLSILLLLIFTPARYLAQGRPLFHLMEVIEEEKGQEMAMVGALIGSRPPSCERRCLSCGHCEPVQVPAVPQDKNGIGYSSRAITSRGDDSSNYKPLSWKCKCGHRILNP